One genomic region from Microcystis panniformis FACHB-1757 encodes:
- a CDS encoding LysR family transcriptional regulator encodes MRIEQLQAFLAVADTGNFGQAARQCGVTQSTISRQIQSLETDLGLPLFHRTAQAKLTIAGEKLLPRAKRICQEWTNVHEEITDLQAGKQPELCVAAIHSVCAHYLPPILPKFCAEYPEVQLRVTALGSDRALKVLRDGLVDLALVMNNRFLTSSPEMVVEILYEEAIEILMAANHPLAQYKEVPWSELIPYPQVVFKDGYGMQRLVQEWFSRQDAHLKTVMELNTLDAFRGVVRQGNIIALLPQSALMEARSDATLAIRPLASPSSENPHLNNGKFSHRLTRQVVLVTTSDRLQIPPIAHFCQLVRQMKQSVVKS; translated from the coding sequence ATGCGGATCGAGCAGTTGCAAGCCTTTTTAGCCGTAGCCGATACGGGCAATTTCGGTCAAGCGGCGCGCCAGTGTGGAGTCACCCAATCGACTATCAGCCGCCAGATTCAATCCCTAGAAACCGATTTGGGCTTACCTCTTTTCCATCGTACCGCCCAAGCGAAATTAACCATTGCCGGGGAGAAATTGCTACCCCGGGCGAAACGAATTTGTCAAGAATGGACGAATGTTCACGAGGAAATCACTGACCTACAGGCGGGAAAACAGCCAGAATTGTGCGTGGCGGCGATTCATTCCGTCTGCGCCCATTATTTACCGCCGATTTTGCCGAAATTTTGTGCTGAATACCCAGAAGTTCAGTTAAGAGTTACAGCCCTAGGCAGTGATCGCGCCTTAAAAGTGCTGCGGGATGGTTTAGTAGATCTGGCCTTGGTAATGAATAATCGTTTTCTCACCTCTAGCCCGGAGATGGTGGTAGAAATATTATACGAAGAAGCGATCGAAATTCTCATGGCCGCTAATCATCCCCTTGCCCAATACAAAGAAGTGCCATGGTCGGAATTAATCCCCTATCCGCAAGTGGTTTTCAAAGATGGCTACGGAATGCAAAGATTAGTACAAGAATGGTTTTCCCGTCAGGATGCCCACCTAAAAACCGTCATGGAATTAAACACCCTTGATGCTTTTCGCGGTGTGGTGCGTCAGGGTAATATTATCGCTCTTCTGCCTCAATCTGCCCTGATGGAGGCCCGTAGCGATGCCACCCTCGCCATTCGTCCTCTTGCTTCCCCTAGTAGCGAAAATCCCCATCTTAATAATGGTAAATTTAGTCATCGTCTCACCCGTCAGGTAGTCCTTGTCACCACCAGCGATCGCCTACAGATACCACCGATCGCTCATTTTTGTCAATTAGTGCGGCAAATGAAGCAAAGTGTGGTTAAAAGCTGA
- a CDS encoding ribbon-helix-helix domain-containing protein, which yields MNITLNPELEQLINSQLATGNYNSVEDLLKDALLNLADKQNRQTLSQKVKELFDKTQSLSWVQEITEEDIAAEIEAYRRGE from the coding sequence ATGAATATTACCTTAAATCCCGAATTAGAACAATTAATTAACTCTCAATTAGCGACCGGAAACTATAACAGCGTTGAAGATTTATTAAAAGACGCTTTGTTAAATTTAGCGGACAAACAAAACCGTCAGACTTTAAGCCAAAAAGTTAAAGAACTCTTTGATAAAACTCAATCTTTATCTTGGGTTCAGGAGATTACCGAAGAAGATATCGCCGCAGAAATTGAAGCCTATCGGAGAGGCGAATGA
- a CDS encoding putative toxin-antitoxin system toxin component, PIN family, producing MKVVIDTNILLSAILKGRLPRTVIQFVIESNKIEWIVSEAILTEYKDVVSRPKFKLSEGVIREWYKVFDTFPRLIDVHSTVDFPRDRSDAKFLACAMASDADFLITGDKDFEEVDNLGSTTIISASEFKALVIDPVADEES from the coding sequence ATGAAAGTCGTGATCGATACGAATATTCTACTCTCGGCAATTTTAAAAGGAAGGTTGCCGAGAACGGTTATACAATTCGTGATCGAGTCTAATAAAATCGAATGGATTGTTTCCGAAGCTATTTTAACTGAATATAAAGATGTTGTCAGCCGTCCTAAGTTTAAGCTGTCGGAAGGAGTGATAAGAGAATGGTATAAGGTTTTCGATACATTTCCTAGATTAATTGATGTTCACAGCACCGTTGATTTCCCTAGAGATCGATCGGATGCTAAATTTCTAGCTTGTGCTATGGCGAGTGATGCTGATTTTTTGATCACAGGTGATAAAGACTTTGAAGAAGTAGATAATTTAGGATCGACAACTATAATTTCTGCCTCAGAATTTAAAGCACTCGTGATCGATCCCGTTGCGGATGAAGAATCTTGA
- a CDS encoding DUF433 domain-containing protein yields MVQATEYLYIVRDDEILHGEPIIKGTRTPVRAIVETWRLGVAPEEIPLGMPHLTLSQVFSALTYYSDHLEEINAYIEHNRIPDDLIDPLLKNS; encoded by the coding sequence ATGGTTCAAGCGACCGAATATCTCTATATCGTTCGAGACGACGAGATTTTACACGGGGAACCAATTATCAAAGGAACGCGTACACCCGTCCGCGCCATCGTCGAAACTTGGCGTCTGGGAGTCGCTCCCGAAGAAATCCCCCTAGGAATGCCCCATCTGACGTTAAGTCAGGTCTTCAGTGCGTTGACCTATTACAGCGACCATCTAGAGGAAATTAACGCTTATATCGAGCATAACCGCATTCCCGACGACTTAATCGATCCGCTGCTAAAAAATTCGTGA
- the gltB gene encoding glutamate synthase large subunit — MNNNQTPRKQGLYDPRFEHDACGVGFIVHKTGKKSHDIVEQALTILLNLDHRGACGAEKNTGDGAGILCQIPDLFFRKVTSNLGFTLPAAGQYGVGMLYTAPDAEIRGKSRQEFEKIAAEEGLKVLGWRDVPTDNSSLGNSARSTEPFIEQVFIERNANLSDDLAFERKLYVIRKRSHLSRQSFNRYWYPCSISSRTIVYKGQLMPVQVGDYFPDLHDPDFQSALGLVHSRFSTNTFPSWERAHPYRYIAHNGEINTLRGNINWMHARQSMFASPLFGEDIKKIQPVINIEGSDSLIFDNALELMVLSGRSLPHAVMMMIPEPWAAHESMSDEKKAFYEYHSCLMEPWDGPASIAFTDGTMMGAVLDRNGLRPSRYYVTKDDLVIMASEAGVLPIEPERVAFKGRLQPGRMFLVDMKEGRIVADEEIKEAIAKAHPYRQWLNENLVNLDDLPAVETAPPETSVSLIQQQTAFGYTFEELRLLLAPMGRDGVEAVGSMGSDTPLAVLSDRPKLLYDYFQQLFAQVTNPPIDSIREEIITSPITTIGAERNLLDPQPESCHLIKLNSPILTNAQLARLQGNSEFNTVTIPILFDPTSGVEGMRSTIEAICQEVDEAILAGASIIILSDRGIDKNHAPIPSLLAVAGLHHHLIRQGTRTRVGLVLESGEPREVHHYALLLGYGCGAINPYLAFATLGSMIEEGLLVGVDHQTACKNYIKAATKGVIKVASKIGISTLQSYRGAQIFEAIGLNRSVVDRYFTWTASRIEGADLEIIAKESLLRHGHAFPDRDVNVHTLDIGGEYQWRKDGEAHLFSPETIHTLQQAVKLGKYDLFKKYSQLVNQQNQKFFTLRGLLTFKNRESIPIEEVEPIEAIMKRFKTGAMSYGSISKEAHESLAIAMNRIGGKSNTGEGGEDSERYTWTNERGDSKNSAIKQVASGRFGVTSLYLSQARELQIKMAQGAKPGEGGQLPGKKVYPWIAKVRHSTPGVGLISPPPHHDIYSIEDLAELIHDLKNANRAARVSVKLVSEVGVGTIAAGVAKAHADVVLISGFDGGTGASPQTSIKHAGLPWELGLAETHQTLVLNNLRSRIAVETDGQMKTGRDVVVATLLGAEEFGFSTAPLVTLGCIMMRVCHLNTCPAGVATQDPLLRKNFIGDPEYTVNFMKFIAQEVREIMAELGFRTLNEMVGRTDVLEPKQAVEHWKAKGIDLTPILYQPEVAPEVGRYCQIPQDHGLDKSLDITVLLDLCKDAIEKGEKVKATLPIKNINRVVGTILGNEITKRHWEGLPEDTVHLHFQGSAGQSFGAFVPKGVTLELEGDANDYVGKGLSGGKIIVYPPKGSTFVAEENIIIGNVALYGATSGEVYISGVAGERFGVRNSGVTTVVESVGDHACEYMTGGKVVVLGPTGRNFAAGMSGGVAYVLDESGDFATRCNTQMVALEALEGEEIDDLRELIQRHADYTQSQKASLVLANWSEMLPKFVKVMPKDYKRMLQCIKEALDSGLTGDSALDAAFEANACDVARIGGS; from the coding sequence ATGAATAACAATCAAACTCCACGGAAACAAGGACTATACGATCCCCGATTTGAACATGATGCTTGTGGTGTCGGTTTTATCGTTCATAAAACGGGTAAAAAGTCCCACGATATTGTTGAACAGGCCTTAACAATTCTACTAAACCTCGATCACCGTGGCGCGTGCGGTGCGGAAAAAAATACCGGAGATGGGGCGGGTATTTTGTGCCAAATCCCTGACCTATTTTTCCGGAAAGTGACCAGCAATCTAGGTTTTACCTTACCAGCAGCGGGACAATACGGGGTAGGAATGCTCTACACGGCCCCTGATGCGGAAATTCGCGGGAAAAGTCGCCAGGAATTCGAGAAAATCGCCGCCGAAGAGGGGTTAAAAGTTCTCGGTTGGCGTGATGTTCCCACGGATAACTCTAGTTTAGGCAATTCGGCCAGATCTACCGAACCCTTTATCGAACAGGTTTTCATCGAACGCAATGCCAATTTAAGTGATGATCTGGCCTTTGAACGCAAATTATACGTTATTCGCAAGCGTTCCCACCTCAGTCGTCAATCTTTTAATCGTTACTGGTATCCTTGCAGTATTTCTAGTCGTACCATTGTCTATAAAGGGCAATTAATGCCGGTACAGGTGGGTGACTATTTCCCCGATTTACACGACCCCGACTTTCAAAGCGCTTTAGGATTAGTCCATTCCCGTTTTAGTACCAATACCTTCCCCAGTTGGGAACGCGCCCACCCCTACCGTTATATTGCCCACAATGGCGAAATTAATACCCTGCGAGGTAATATTAACTGGATGCACGCCCGTCAGTCGATGTTTGCCTCACCCTTATTCGGGGAAGACATCAAAAAAATCCAGCCGGTTATTAATATCGAGGGTAGTGACTCCTTAATTTTTGATAATGCCCTAGAATTAATGGTTTTATCGGGGCGTTCTCTCCCTCACGCTGTCATGATGATGATTCCTGAACCCTGGGCAGCCCACGAATCAATGAGTGATGAGAAAAAAGCCTTTTATGAATACCATTCCTGTTTGATGGAACCCTGGGATGGTCCAGCCTCGATCGCTTTTACCGATGGTACGATGATGGGAGCAGTGTTAGACCGCAATGGTTTACGTCCTTCCCGTTACTACGTCACCAAAGATGACCTAGTAATTATGGCATCGGAAGCGGGAGTTTTACCCATTGAACCGGAACGCGTCGCTTTTAAAGGTCGTCTGCAACCCGGCCGGATGTTCCTTGTGGATATGAAAGAAGGTCGTATCGTGGCCGATGAGGAGATAAAAGAAGCTATTGCCAAAGCTCATCCCTATCGCCAGTGGTTAAACGAAAATTTAGTCAATTTAGATGATTTACCGGCTGTGGAAACTGCGCCACCGGAAACTTCTGTTTCCCTAATCCAACAGCAAACCGCTTTCGGTTACACTTTTGAAGAATTACGTCTTTTATTAGCCCCCATGGGCCGGGATGGAGTGGAAGCAGTGGGTTCCATGGGTTCCGATACACCCCTAGCCGTCTTGTCCGATCGGCCAAAACTGCTTTATGATTACTTTCAGCAGTTATTCGCCCAAGTCACTAACCCCCCGATTGACTCGATTCGCGAAGAAATTATCACCTCTCCCATTACCACTATCGGCGCGGAGAGAAATCTCTTGGATCCGCAGCCGGAAAGCTGTCACCTGATTAAACTTAACTCTCCCATCCTCACTAACGCCCAATTAGCGCGTTTACAGGGCAATAGCGAATTTAACACCGTGACTATTCCCATTCTCTTCGATCCCACTTCGGGAGTCGAGGGGATGCGTAGCACAATTGAGGCAATTTGTCAAGAGGTGGACGAGGCAATTTTAGCGGGCGCGAGTATTATTATTTTAAGCGATCGAGGTATCGATAAAAATCACGCCCCGATTCCCTCACTGCTGGCGGTTGCTGGTTTACACCATCATCTCATCCGGCAGGGAACCCGCACCAGAGTCGGTCTTGTCTTGGAATCCGGCGAACCCCGGGAAGTACATCACTACGCCCTTCTCCTCGGTTATGGTTGCGGTGCGATTAATCCCTATCTAGCCTTTGCCACCCTCGGCAGTATGATCGAGGAAGGTTTATTGGTGGGAGTTGACCACCAGACCGCCTGTAAAAACTACATAAAAGCCGCCACCAAGGGCGTAATTAAAGTGGCCTCTAAAATTGGCATTTCTACCCTGCAAAGCTACCGTGGGGCGCAAATATTCGAGGCTATCGGCTTAAATCGATCGGTAGTCGATCGCTATTTTACTTGGACAGCTTCCCGCATTGAAGGGGCCGATTTAGAAATTATTGCCAAAGAATCCCTACTCAGACACGGCCACGCTTTCCCCGACCGGGATGTGAATGTGCATACCCTCGATATTGGCGGTGAATATCAATGGCGTAAGGACGGGGAAGCCCATCTTTTTAGCCCAGAAACCATTCATACCCTGCAACAAGCGGTAAAATTGGGCAAATACGATCTCTTTAAGAAATATTCCCAACTGGTCAACCAACAGAATCAAAAATTCTTCACCCTGCGGGGACTATTAACCTTTAAAAACCGGGAAAGTATCCCCATCGAAGAAGTGGAACCGATTGAAGCGATTATGAAACGCTTTAAAACCGGGGCCATGAGTTACGGTTCCATTTCCAAAGAGGCCCACGAATCCCTCGCTATTGCCATGAATCGTATCGGTGGCAAGTCGAACACCGGGGAAGGCGGCGAAGATTCCGAGCGCTACACTTGGACAAATGAACGGGGAGACTCGAAAAATAGTGCCATTAAACAGGTAGCTTCCGGCCGTTTTGGTGTCACCAGTCTTTACCTCTCCCAAGCGCGAGAATTACAGATAAAAATGGCCCAGGGGGCAAAACCGGGCGAAGGCGGTCAATTACCGGGTAAAAAAGTCTATCCCTGGATTGCCAAAGTCCGTCACTCCACCCCCGGAGTCGGTTTAATTTCTCCCCCACCCCACCACGATATCTACTCCATTGAAGACCTAGCGGAGTTGATTCATGACCTAAAAAATGCCAATCGCGCGGCCAGAGTGAGCGTAAAACTGGTTTCTGAAGTGGGAGTTGGTACAATCGCCGCCGGAGTCGCTAAAGCTCACGCTGACGTGGTTTTAATCTCTGGTTTCGATGGTGGGACCGGTGCCTCACCCCAAACCTCGATTAAACACGCGGGTTTACCTTGGGAGTTGGGACTAGCAGAAACCCATCAAACATTGGTGTTAAATAATCTTCGCAGTCGCATTGCGGTGGAAACCGATGGCCAGATGAAAACCGGCCGCGATGTGGTGGTAGCGACGCTATTGGGGGCCGAAGAATTCGGTTTTTCGACCGCGCCACTGGTAACGTTAGGCTGTATTATGATGCGGGTTTGTCATCTTAATACCTGTCCGGCGGGGGTAGCGACTCAGGATCCGTTATTACGGAAGAATTTCATCGGGGATCCCGAATATACGGTGAATTTCATGAAATTTATCGCCCAGGAAGTGCGGGAAATTATGGCCGAATTGGGATTCCGCACCTTAAATGAAATGGTGGGGCGAACTGATGTATTAGAGCCGAAACAGGCTGTAGAACATTGGAAAGCGAAAGGAATTGACCTAACTCCGATTCTCTATCAACCGGAGGTAGCTCCAGAGGTAGGACGCTATTGCCAGATTCCCCAGGACCACGGTTTAGATAAGTCCTTGGATATAACCGTTTTACTGGATTTATGCAAGGATGCCATTGAAAAAGGCGAAAAAGTCAAGGCGACACTACCGATTAAAAATATTAACCGCGTGGTGGGGACGATTTTAGGCAACGAAATCACTAAACGTCACTGGGAGGGTTTACCCGAAGATACCGTACATCTCCATTTTCAGGGCAGCGCGGGGCAGAGTTTCGGTGCTTTTGTTCCCAAAGGGGTGACACTGGAGTTAGAAGGGGATGCCAATGATTATGTGGGTAAGGGTTTAAGCGGTGGCAAAATCATCGTTTATCCGCCCAAAGGTTCCACTTTTGTGGCCGAGGAGAATATTATCATCGGTAATGTGGCTTTATACGGTGCAACCAGTGGTGAGGTGTATATTTCTGGGGTTGCTGGGGAACGTTTTGGGGTGCGTAACTCTGGGGTGACTACGGTGGTTGAGTCCGTTGGCGACCATGCTTGCGAGTATATGACGGGGGGTAAAGTCGTTGTTTTAGGGCCCACCGGTCGCAATTTCGCCGCCGGGATGAGTGGTGGTGTCGCCTACGTCCTCGATGAGTCGGGGGATTTCGCCACTCGTTGCAATACCCAAATGGTGGCTTTAGAGGCGCTAGAAGGGGAAGAAATCGACGATTTACGCGAGTTAATTCAACGCCATGCTGATTACACCCAAAGTCAAAAAGCGTCCCTAGTTTTAGCAAATTGGTCGGAAATGTTGCCCAAGTTTGTTAAAGTAATGCCCAAGGATTATAAGCGGATGTTGCAGTGTATTAAAGAGGCGTTAGATTCTGGTTTAACCGGCGATTCTGCCCTCGATGCCGCTTTTGAAGCCAATGCCTGCGATGTGGCAAGGATTGGCGGTAGTTAG
- a CDS encoding Swt1 family HEPN domain-containing protein, with translation MDTQNNFLTFEIFAFATSDKSHIKTPDNLLYLLASNNSFWKGTQQIDCNSRQIKDNFIEITVNPIKFDQDSKDKCITGFSIVVKGEYGCLEPQRIPILKFFKDQKLEKLDIVKDEISEQIADQIYPYINRVERRLRDYITKFMITKIGVNWWKTEAPQDFSKKVNDRKNNETKFASYIDNKLYLIDFNDLGEYIYKLSSGCITKEDLIKKIDRLEETPEAIRKLKEEIKSNYDKFFKESFKDRNFQSNWEKLYKIRNKVAHNNLFTNDDLSVAEEKHRDLIETIKNAEQKLEGLILTPEEVGLIQEEANSIEDRQYPIEKLMDIVGKLPSEKLMDPLRKSPSKKMDLVGKLPSCHSLITPSGLNLRRMKTEKLMDALRKLPSEKLMDLLRKSPSDGFFGLCYAMDGVIRDETLIEKDIDAILSIVFDLERTNQ, from the coding sequence ATGGACACACAAAACAATTTTCTCACCTTTGAAATTTTTGCATTTGCCACTTCTGATAAATCTCATATCAAAACTCCTGATAATTTACTCTATCTTCTCGCCTCGAATAATTCATTTTGGAAGGGAACACAACAAATAGATTGTAACAGTCGCCAAATCAAGGATAATTTTATAGAAATTACAGTAAATCCAATTAAATTTGATCAAGACAGCAAAGATAAATGTATTACAGGTTTTTCAATTGTTGTAAAGGGAGAATATGGTTGTTTAGAACCTCAACGTATTCCAATTTTAAAATTTTTCAAAGACCAAAAATTAGAAAAACTGGATATAGTAAAAGACGAAATTTCTGAACAGATTGCTGATCAAATTTATCCTTATATTAATCGTGTGGAACGCCGTTTAAGAGACTACATAACGAAATTCATGATAACCAAGATAGGAGTGAATTGGTGGAAAACGGAAGCCCCCCAAGATTTTAGCAAGAAAGTTAATGACAGAAAAAATAATGAAACAAAATTTGCAAGCTATATTGACAATAAACTCTATCTGATAGATTTTAATGATTTAGGTGAGTATATATACAAGCTTTCATCTGGTTGTATAACCAAAGAGGATTTAATTAAAAAAATTGATAGGCTTGAAGAAACTCCCGAAGCAATTCGTAAATTAAAAGAAGAAATTAAAAGCAACTATGATAAGTTTTTTAAGGAATCATTTAAAGACAGAAATTTTCAATCTAATTGGGAGAAACTGTATAAAATCAGAAACAAAGTAGCTCATAATAATCTTTTTACCAATGACGACTTAAGTGTGGCCGAAGAAAAACACCGAGACTTAATTGAAACAATCAAGAACGCGGAGCAGAAACTTGAAGGACTGATATTAACTCCTGAAGAAGTAGGATTAATACAAGAAGAAGCAAATTCTATAGAAGATAGACAATATCCCATCGAAAAATTGATGGATATAGTAGGAAAGTTACCATCCGAAAAATTGATGGATCCATTAAGAAAGTCACCATCCAAAAAGATGGATCTAGTAGGAAAGTTACCATCATGCCATTCTCTTATCACTCCTTCTGGCTTAAACTTAAGACGAATGAAAACCGAAAAATTGATGGATGCATTAAGAAAGTTACCATCCGAAAAATTGATGGATCTATTAAGAAAGTCACCATCTGACGGGTTCTTCGGTTTGTGCTATGCAATGGACGGAGTTATAAGGGATGAAACCCTTATAGAGAAGGACATTGATGCGATTTTGTCAATTGTTTTCGATCTAGAACGAACTAATCAATAG
- a CDS encoding anthranilate phosphoribosyltransferase family protein has protein sequence MSDTFRELLKAIGSGTHTGKNLTRPEAAMATKMMLTQEATPAQIGAFMIAHRIKRPTSDELAGMLDAYAELGPQITLESASFQHPIAIFGNPYDGRSRTAPVTPITTLILAAAGIPVVLHGGDRMPTKYGISLREIWQQLGADFSQLSLAAVKDCLITTGLTFFYIPRHFPLVQNFITYREQIGKRPPMATVELMWSPFVGNIHQISGFVHPPTEDRFCETFALRNISHFTTVKGLEGSCDLACNRTAIIGLGNPTDPPSFQRFFLNPRDYGFCPSDYPLESLEMLTAKLKGLLAGENNELTDAAIFNGGFYLWRCGIAPDIPTAFQQAQQCLQSGKALAKLEEISNYLENQE, from the coding sequence ATGAGCGATACTTTTCGAGAATTATTAAAAGCGATCGGTAGTGGCACCCATACGGGCAAAAATCTAACCCGTCCTGAAGCGGCGATGGCCACCAAGATGATGTTAACCCAAGAAGCAACTCCGGCCCAAATCGGTGCTTTTATGATTGCCCATCGCATTAAACGCCCCACCAGCGATGAGTTAGCGGGAATGCTTGATGCCTACGCCGAGCTTGGCCCGCAAATAACCCTAGAATCAGCCTCTTTTCAGCATCCGATCGCTATTTTTGGCAATCCCTACGATGGACGCTCTCGCACTGCCCCAGTTACCCCGATCACTACTTTAATCTTAGCGGCGGCGGGGATTCCCGTAGTCCTGCACGGGGGCGATCGAATGCCAACTAAATACGGCATTTCCCTGAGGGAAATCTGGCAGCAATTAGGAGCAGATTTTAGTCAATTATCCTTAGCAGCAGTGAAAGACTGTTTAATCACCACAGGATTGACTTTTTTCTATATTCCGCGCCATTTTCCCCTAGTACAGAATTTCATCACCTATCGGGAGCAAATCGGTAAACGTCCGCCCATGGCCACGGTAGAGTTAATGTGGTCGCCTTTTGTCGGTAATATTCATCAAATATCGGGTTTTGTTCACCCCCCCACCGAAGATCGTTTTTGCGAAACTTTTGCCCTGAGAAATATCTCTCATTTCACCACCGTGAAAGGATTAGAGGGGAGTTGTGATTTAGCCTGTAATCGGACGGCGATTATTGGTCTGGGAAATCCCACCGACCCCCCTTCCTTTCAGCGATTTTTCCTAAATCCTCGCGATTATGGCTTCTGTCCCTCAGATTATCCCCTCGAATCTTTAGAGATGCTCACCGCTAAATTAAAGGGTTTATTAGCCGGAGAAAATAACGAATTAACCGATGCGGCAATTTTTAACGGTGGTTTTTATCTTTGGCGCTGTGGAATTGCCCCGGATATCCCCACGGCTTTCCAGCAAGCACAACAATGTTTACAGTCGGGAAAAGCCCTGGCTAAACTAGAAGAGATCAGTAATTATCTGGAAAATCAGGAATAG
- a CDS encoding type II toxin-antitoxin system VapC family toxin — protein MNKSKLFLDTVFIQAILNPHDQYHQIAMQFLPYVKNATAVWVTEAIFMEVGNALSHYNRPKVSAFIKQCYQTDNLFVVTITSTLFQKGLKLYESRADKSWGLVDCFSFIVMEENQITDALTSDVHFIQAGFQALLR, from the coding sequence ATGAATAAGTCGAAACTTTTTTTAGATACGGTCTTTATCCAAGCAATTCTCAATCCTCATGATCAATATCATCAAATTGCTATGCAGTTCCTCCCCTATGTAAAAAATGCAACAGCAGTTTGGGTTACTGAAGCCATTTTTATGGAGGTTGGTAATGCTCTTAGTCATTACAATCGTCCTAAGGTTTCTGCCTTTATCAAGCAATGCTATCAAACCGATAATTTATTCGTTGTTACTATCACTTCTACTCTTTTTCAAAAAGGCTTAAAGCTCTACGAATCAAGAGCTGATAAAAGCTGGGGATTAGTAGATTGTTTTTCTTTTATTGTTATGGAAGAAAATCAAATTACCGACGCTTTAACTTCAGATGTTCATTTTATTCAAGCAGGTTTTCAAGCTTTACTACGATAA
- a CDS encoding type II toxin-antitoxin system Phd/YefM family antitoxin, whose protein sequence is MIVSLQEAQAKLPELIYNLKLGEELLITDNNFPLAKLSR, encoded by the coding sequence ATGATTGTCTCTCTCCAAGAAGCTCAAGCCAAACTGCCCGAACTGATATACAATCTCAAACTAGGGGAAGAATTGTTAATTACCGATAATAATTTCCCACTGGCAAAATTAAGCCGATGA
- a CDS encoding DUF4926 domain-containing protein — protein sequence MGTLVEKHQIEGLETGYSVEFFDRLGKTITVVTLPENSLRFPTHEDRP from the coding sequence GTGGGGACATTGGTAGAAAAACATCAAATCGAGGGATTAGAAACCGGGTATAGTGTCGAATTTTTCGATAGGTTGGGAAAAACGATTACTGTTGTCACCCTGCCCGAAAATTCCCTCCGTTTCCCCACCCACGAGGATCGACCTTGA
- a CDS encoding putative toxin-antitoxin system toxin component, PIN family, whose product MTYVVVFDTNILISAWLSKNSPTFSCLSLAKTGSVSSVTCQEILDELTEKLQQKFQISERGLREYIAEIRQFSSLVPITRQLRAVPNDPDDDMIIECAIAGKATHIITGDKHLLSLVEYQNIQIVKAKDFLDFLTRNNNHQL is encoded by the coding sequence GTGACCTATGTAGTTGTTTTTGATACAAATATATTAATCTCTGCTTGGCTGTCTAAAAACAGCCCTACATTTTCCTGCTTATCGTTAGCGAAGACGGGATCGGTATCTTCAGTAACCTGCCAAGAGATTTTAGACGAATTAACCGAAAAACTTCAGCAGAAATTTCAAATATCTGAACGGGGACTTAGAGAATATATCGCGGAAATTCGTCAATTTTCTAGCCTTGTTCCGATAACAAGACAACTGAGAGCGGTTCCCAACGATCCCGATGACGATATGATCATAGAATGTGCGATCGCTGGCAAGGCTACCCATATTATCACGGGGGACAAACATCTTCTTTCACTGGTTGAATATCAAAATATTCAGATCGTAAAAGCAAAAGATTTTCTAGATTTCTTAACTCGAAATAATAACCATCAATTATGA